GGTTAGCTGGTAGAGTTTTTATTGAGGAAGAAAAATGAGCGAATATTCACAGCAAATAAAAAGGGATATTACATGAACAAAAATATAAAATATTCTCAAAACTTTTTAACGAGTGAAAAAGTACTCAACCAAATAATAAAACAATTGAATTTAAAAGAAACCGATACCGTTTACGAAATTGGAACAGGTAAAGGGCATTTAACGACGAAACTGGCTAAAATAAGTAAACAGGTAACGTCTATTGAATTAGACAGTCATCTATTCAACTTATCGTCAGAAAAATTAAAACTGAATACTCGTGTCACTTTAATTCACCAAGATATTCTACAGTTTCAATTCCCTAACAAACAGAGGTATAAAATTGTTGGGAGTATTCCTTACCATTTAAGCACACAAATTATTAAAAAAGTGGTTTTTGAAAGCCATGCGTCTGACATCTATCTGATTGTTGAAGAAGGATTCTACAAGCGTACCTTGGATATTCACCGAACACTAGGGTTGCTCTTGCACACTCAAGTCTCGATTCAGCAATTGCTTAAGCTGCCAGCGGAATGCTTTCATCCTAAACCAAAAGTAAACAGTGTCTTAATAAAACTTACCCGCCATACCACAGATGTTCCAGATAAATATTGGAAGCTATATACGTACTTTGTTTCAAAATGGGTCAATCGAGAATATCGTCAACTGTTTACTAAAAATCAGTTTCATCAAGCAATGAAACACGCCAAAGTAAACAATTTAAGTACCGTTACTTATGAGCAAGTATTGTCTATTTTTAATAGTTATCTATTATTTAACGGGAGGAAATAATTAAACTATGTTTTGAACCATGAATTAAATAAAAATGACTCTCAATTATTGGAAGTCAATTTATTAAACCAATTAAAGCTTGCAAAACGTGTAAATCTTTTTGATTATTCTTTAGAAGAATTACAAGCCGTTCATGAGTATTGGCGGTCAATGAATCGTTACTCAAAACAAGTTTTGAATAAAGAGAAAGTGGCTTAATATGGCAAATATAGTCAATTTTACTGACAAACAGTTTGAGAATCGCTTAAATGATAATTTAGAAGAATTGGTTCAAGTAAAAAAGCGGTTGAATCGCCAACCGCTTTTTTACTTGGTGGGCAATCAGGGTCAGGGAAAACCAGTTTGCGAAGAAGATGATTGAGCAGGCAGGAACAAAGTGATAAATTCAAATTGTGAGGGAAAATACAGATGAATCAAGGAAGAATTATTGTGATTACAGGCTCACCGGGGACAGGAAAAACAACAACTGCGTCAATTGTCGCAAAGGAATCAGATATGGATAAATCAGTGCATATGCACACCGATGACTTTTTCATTACTTAAGCAAAGGCGCAATACCACCACATTTGCCAGAATCCAACAAGCAAAATCTGGTTGTCATTGAAGCCTTTTTAGAAGCTGCAAAGCGATATGCTCGTGGCGGATATGATGTAATTGTAGATGGGATTGTCGGGCCATGGTTTTTGGAGCCATGGAAAGCTCTTGCCCAAGAAGATTACGAGGTACACTATATTGTATTAAGAGCGAGTAAAAAAGAAACTATGAAGCGAGCTGTGGAACGCTCAAAATTAGATAGAAAAACAAATATTGAATTAGTGGAAACAATGTGGGAGCAATTTTCCGGTTTGGGGATATATGAATCAAATGTCATAGACACAACTACATTCACAATTAAAGATACGGTTTCCGCAATAAAAGAAAGAGTTGCATGTGGGACGTCTTTACTATCTTAGACATTCCCATTTGTCAGGAAGATAGCAAAGCCAGCCGAGCCAGTCAACGGTCAAGATGAACGGCGCATTTCATGCGCCGCCGTTGACAGTCACGCCCGTCTTTGCTAAAAAGTAATCAAGGCTGGAAAGCCCTAAAATGGCTTCCCGCCCATTTCAATTTTTAGAAAAGAAACGCTCCAAAATCAGAAAGAGAGCGTCCAAGCACTTTGAGGGATTGGCCGCCTTGTCCACCCATTCAGCGGGACAGCGGGCGGAGGTCAAGGCCGGGTGTAAACCCGTTCATTTCAGCTTAGAAACCCTTCATAAAACGGGCTTATTTAGCGATATAAGGCTTTATAATAGAGAAGGAGTGAAACTTCTATTCAAGTTTAGAAACGCCTTCCATTAGTCCGAAAGAGACCTTAGAAAGAGAATTAAATCGTAAAGTATCAGGGAAAGAAATTCAACCGACTTTGGAGAGAATAGAGCAAAAAATGGTTCAAAATCAACACCAAGAAACCCCTGAATTTAAAGCAATTCAACAAAAATTGGAAAGCTTGCAGCTACCTACACCACCAATACCCAAAACACCTAAACTTCCAGGACTTTAAACCTTAAAAAGGAAAAGAGTAGTTACCAAAAAACGGTAACTACTCTTTTGAATGAAAAATATAATTGTCGCTTGATCGAGAAACTTTATCGCATTATGGACGAGGTGAACCAAGACAGGAAAGATTGCGATTAAATAAGAAGGAGAAAATATAATTATGTCCAAGTATAAAAAAATGAAACAGCTCATAGCGGATATGCGCTTACCTGAGTATCGTTATAAGCAACTGCTTGATGCTGTGTTCCTACAAGGAATTATGCGTTTTGAAGATATGAAGTTGCTTCCAAAAACGCTGCGCGAAAAGTTGGTGGAGCAGTTTGGTGAAACTGTTGTGGAGATCAAGGCGATCCATCATGAGAAATCAATGCAAACTGACAAGGTGCTGTTTGAACTGTCGGACGGAAACCGTGTGGAAACGGTGGGTCTGTTTTATAAAGAGGGCTGGAACTCCTTTTGCATTTCATCTCAAAGCGGTTGCGGCTTCGGTTGTAAGTTTTGCGCAACAGGGACTTTGGGATTACGCAGAAACTTGACTGTGGATGAAATTACCGACCAAATCCTATATTTTATGCAACAAGGATGCAGTATCAACAGTATCTCTTTTATGGGAATGGGAGAGCCGTTCGCTAATCCACAAGTTTTTGAAGCCCTGCATGATCTGACCGCCCCGGAACTGTTCGGGCTGTCCCAGCGACGCATCACCATTTCGACTATCGGTATCGTGCCGGGTATTCAAAAATTGACAAGAGAATATCCGCAAGTCAATCTGGCCTATTCCCTCCACGCACCTACTGACCGTCTGAGGGAAACGCTCATGCCAATAACTAAAACATACCCCCTTGGTCAGGTACTGGATACATTAGATCAGCACATTCGGCAAACAAATCGCAAGGTGTTTTTGGCATACATCATGCTAAAGGATGTCAATGACAGCGACAGACACGCAGAGCAACTTACCAAGTTGTTATTCAAACACAAAAAGTATTTGCCACTATACCATTTAGATTTAATCCCATACAATCAAACGACAGTTACGGAAACTATGGTGCCCTCAAGCCACACACGAATAAAGGCCTTTTGCCGTATCATTCATAATGCAGGAATTAGCGTCAATATCCGAACGCAATTTGGCTCCGATATTAACGCTGCTTGTGGCCAGTTGGCGGGGGCCTACCGTGACGATCAAAAACAAGGAGAGAGAACAATGTCCGCTATACAAGAACAGTCTTTTGAATGGCTCTTGTGTCCTGTGTGCAAGAGCAAAACACGACTTAAAATCCGAAAGGACACGATACTTGACAATTTCCCACTCTTTTGTCCCAAATGCAAAAGTGAAATGCTTATCTGTGTCAAACAATTTCATATATCTATTATCAAAGAGCCAGACGCACAGACGCAGAGCCGATAATCCGTAGCCCTTGGGTGCGAGTTATCGGCTCTTTTGTTTTTGGGGCGGGTATCAATCAAAGTTACCGCCTTATACGATGACTTTAGGAGGAACACGGCGGTTTCCATGGAGGGATCGTCGTGTTCATTTTGCTTTTTCACACTACCCGTGATTTTCACCTGCTAAAAAAAGCGTAGTTCTCCCTCCGGGATCGTCCGATCATGAACATGAAATATTCCAGTACATATATGTAAATAAAAACTCGTGCGTCCGCATAGCGTCATGCTGTGCGGGCGTTTTTATATATTCTTACCTTGGGACAAGTTGTCCCAAAGCTGGCAGCCCCGGCTGTCGATCCCCGCCCCTCTCCGTTCAGAACGCCATCCACCCAGCTATCTGAACGGAGGAAAATATAATGGCTATCATCAATTTGAAAGAGTTTTACCCGTGGTACACCCACGATGAATATATCGAAGTTTCCGATGAAGTGGCCGCCGAACTGCGGGCGGACAAGCTGTACGAGGCTGCCCACCAGCGGCGGATCGTCCGCAACAAAGCGCAGTATTCCCTCGATTGCAATGATGGGATCGAATACTCTGCCTGTCTGCACGAGCCGACCCCGCAGGAGCTGTTGGAACGCATGGATCAGTTCTGCACTCTCTGGAACGCTCTCAACACCCTGCCGGAGATCCAAGGCCGCCGAGTGGATGCCTGTGTTATCCTCGGCAAGAGCTATTGCGAGGTTGCCAAGGCCGAGGGCGTAAATGAAAGTGCTGTGCGGCGTTCCGTAGAGCGTGGTTTGAAGCAGATGAAAAAACATCTTAAAGACACTCTGTAAGCCAGTCCGAATTGATGTGTTTGCTGTCCTTGGTATATAGAGAGGATTGATCCTCTCGACAACTGAATAGCGGCGGCTCCCGGCTTTGCCGGGGAGCCGAGCGGTGGGTACGCTGTGACTTCTCCCACGGGAGGACGAGCGATCCATACCAACACCGCAAGTGGGGCATCGCCACCCCCACGGCCACGATCCGGCGTGGACAGGCTGGCCGCCTGTCCCGACCGGCCGCCGCACCCCAGCGGGAGCGTCATGTCGAGTATCGCTGTCTTATGACGGGCCAAGGAAATGAGCGTGGCGCTCCCAAAATCTTTATCAAGGAGGAAAACCTATTATGAGTTGCGATCCTGTATTGGCGGCTATGCTGGCCCGGCCGTGGAACAACAATGCCTGCCGGGGCTATGTCATCTACGCTATGGAAAACTGTGGCTTTTCTCCCACGGACATCCGGCGTGTGGTGGCAGAACTCCACGAGGTTTTTGACTTCTGCGGGCTGGAGGAGGCCCAGCAGCACTTTGAGAACGGCCCCTATTGACCTTGGGACAACCTGTCCCAAGGTGGAGCAAGGCAAGAGGGCGGCACCGCCGAGGTGCCGCCTTTCTGCGTTTCCCCACGGGACAAGGGGAACTGTCGGTCATTGTTTCTCGCTGCGCCGAAAGGAGGCCCACATGGAAGTTCCCGTACCAACCAAGGAGGAATACACTTATCAAGTCGGAAAAATCCAATTTATTGTCACGCCCGTCTACAAGGACAAAGGCGAGTCTATGCGTGACATTCTCTTGAAACTGATGTTGGCTGATTTGGAGCCAGCTTAACTTTTCATCCACATCCTTAACACGGGCGGTCAACGGAGGTATAATATAAATAGGATAAAACCTCTTGTTTGACTGCTGGAAGGAGGATATTTTGAAACAGTCAAGCAAGAAAACCGCCCTCGGCACAGCCGCCCTTTACTGCCGACTGAGCCGTGATGATAATATGGACAACGAGTCCAACAGCATCAGCAATCAGAAAAAGATACTGCAAAAAGCCGCCAAGGACAAGGGCTATACGGACACCATCTTTTTCGTGGATGACGGTATCACCGGCACCACCATGAAGCGCCCCGGCTTTCAGAAAATGATCGCCGCAATCGAGGCCGGGTATATCTCGGCGGTGTTCGTCAAAGACCTGTCCCGGCTGGGCCGCAACTACATTGAGGTGGGTAAGCTCACCGAGGAGTTTTTCCCGCTTCATGATGTGCGGCTGGTGGCCGTGTCCGATGGCGTGGACAGCGACGAGGGCGAGGATGACTTCACCCCGTTCAAAAACATAATGAATGAGTACTACGCCAAGGACATCTCCAAGAAGCGCCGGATCGTCAATAAGATGAAAGGCAACGCCGGGATTCCGCTGTCCCCACCGCCCTATGGCTATATCAAAAACCCGGACGATCCCCGGTTTTGGGTGGTCGATCCCGTGGCCGCCGATGTGGTGCGCCGTATCTACCGCATGGCGCTGGAGGGTACGGGCTGGCCGAAACTGCCGCCGCTCTCGGCGCTGATGGTATCGTCAACCCCACCTACTACTGGCGCAGCAAGGGTACAAGCCGGGGCGGTTCCAAAAGTACCTTGGAGCCTACCAAGTGGGGCCATACCACGATCAAGAAAATCCTTACCACGCAGGAGTATTGCGGCGATGTCATCAACTTCAAAAGCTACTCCAAATCCTACAAGATGAAGCGCCGGATCGAAAACCCGGAGGAAAACCGGGCGATCTTCCTCAATGTTCACGAGGCTATTATTGATCGGCCCACTTGGGAAAAGGTACAGGCGCTGAAGGCCGGAACCCGGCGCAAGCGCCCCACCGTCACCCAAGAGCCAAGCGCCTTTTCCGGCGTGATGAAGTGTCCCGAGTGCGGCGGCAATCTGAACTTCCACTTTAATCAGAACAACCACGACATCAAGTTTTTCAGTTGCCAAAACCATAATTCGGGGCTGCGTAAATGCTCGTCCACCCACTATATTCGGCTGGACTTCTTGGAGCAGGTCGTTCTCTACGAGGTGCATCGGCTGGCCTGTTTCGCCAACGAGTACGAAAACGACTTTATCAAAGCGATGGTGGGCCGCTCGGCAAAGGTAGCCGAAAATGAGCGGGTACGCAAAAAGCGGGAGCTGGATGGGCTGCTGGCCCGTGACCGGGAGTTGGACACACTCTTTGAGCGGCTGTATGAGGACAATGTTTCCGGCAAGATCGACGATGCCCGGTTTGCGAAAATGGCAAAGCGCTATGAGCAGGAGCAGGGCGAGAACGCCGGACGCATCAAGGCCCTGCGGCTGGAAGTGAAAAAGCTGGAAGAAAAGCGGATGGATGTAGATGACTTCTTGGAAACGGTACGCCACTACACCAACGCCGCCAAGATCACCAAACGAATGGTAGCCGAGCTGATTGACCACATCGAGGTCTATCCTGCGGTCAAGGAGGACGGTGTAACCAACCAGCGGGTGACGATCCACTACAACTGTATCGGGGCCTTTGAGGTGCCGGATCGCCGCAAAATCCCCGAGCGGGACATCCTGCTGGAAACGAGAAAAGGCGTAGCATTAAGCTACGCCCCGGCGGTGTAAAGGTGGTGTGGGATATGAGAGTTTTCATTTACTGCCGTGTGGCCCGTGACGATACCTTTGCATTGGAACACCAGCGGTTCTTGCTCCAGCTTTACGCAAAGCGGGCGGGATATACCATTATCGGCGCTGCGGACGAATACGGCAGCGGGTTGACCCTTGACCGTCCGGGCATGGGAAAGGTCACACAGGCCGTTCTCGCTGGCGAGGTGGATGTGGTGTTAGTCCATAGTCTGACCCGGATAGGCCGGGAATGGGGGATGACCCAAAGCTATATCGACCAGCTCACCCGGCACAAGGTCAAGCTCCTTTGTATCAAAGAACGCTGCTTGTTCAGCGAAAAAGGCGTGATCCATTTTTGAGCATAAAAATGGACGTTATGCTGAAATGTGGAAACATTATACAGAGGCGATTGATTTGAAAGTTCAAACAAAGGTGGTGCAGTAAAATGAAAAAATTAAAAGAAATATTATTTTTTTTATAAAAACCTTTCCTCATGTTTGAAAAGCTGATCGAGAAATAAAGCACACAACGGTATTCTTTCTTTTTCAGTTGGTACATTTTGCAGTCTGTAACGTGTCATTTACTGTTTGTTACCTTAACATATCCAGTCGAAAACACAAGGGTATATAAACGAGCAAGCTCGCCCTTGTGTTTTCTTTGTGTCTATGTTGCGTTCTCGTCACAGCAAACGACACGAACACACTGGCGAAAATGAACCAACAAAACGAAAAAAGAAAGGAGCGTATACTTCACAGACGGTGTTAAGGATACTTACCAGATGAAACCGTACATTGCACCGACCGCTGCTGAGTTGGAACAATTTCTTTCCTCTCTAAATTAAATCTTGCCGAAGCAGTGATGTGTCAGACTTTCCTGACACATCGCCGCTTTGCACTTCACAAAATCCGCTGCCAGGAGGTGATGAAATGAGTATGGTAAATGCTGACTCCGTTCAGCTATTCGCAATGCTGAAAAAAATGCAGGATTCCATTTCCTCCATCGAAACTACCAAAAAATCTGTAAAGATGAAATATGAACAGTTAGGTGCTGGATGGCAAGATAAAAAATACAACGAGTTGGGCGTGGTTGTAAGAGACTGCAACAAGGCTCTCAATGACATATTGGTAATTATGCTTCAAGCAGAAAAATATGTGGCTTTACTCGCCAAGAGCCTTAGTGAATACGAAAGTGTTCAACTAGGATCTACAAATGGAATATCTGCAAGCACACCTCAGACCAGTAGTTTTGCTGTTACACCATCAAGTGCAGATACAACCACCTTTGAGTCAAATACCTTTGGTTCTAATCTTGCATTTGTTCAAGACAGACTATCAGCTGAACGATATTTTTCCCGTGGAAATCACTATGAAGAATATCGAGATTATTGGGAGAACGGGAACTATACCTTTTCTCGAAATGAAAATCCAGAACTCGTATACGTTAGAGCAAGGGATATTGAAGGAGTTTATCTCAGTGACCGAGAACTTGGGAACCCGGAAGGATTTTGGACACGGAATGGTCGAGAGGGATGGTCGAGAGAAAACATTCTAAGGCGAGCTTCGCACATCCAAGATGTTCGTCAAAATACTGAGTCAGGAATGTCTTTGGATGAGCTTTCACAAAACCCAGTGTTAGATGATACCATTCGTAGCTATTACAATAATCCTGTCCAGGTTGCGCAGGTAGGTTCTTATTATGTATTTCAGAGTGATGGGCGACATCGAACACTTGCAGCTCAATCGCTTGATACATATATCCCGGTTTTAGTAACAGGTAGCTACACTCGAAATGATTAACAAATGAGGAGGTGAGTGTTTGAGCAACGTAAATGCTGATGCAACTCAATTACTGACAATACTGAAAAATATGCGGACCTCCATTTCTTCTATCGAAACTACAAGAAGTTCTGTGAAGATGAAATATCAGCAATTGGGAATTGGATGGAATGACAAGAAGTACGATGAGCTGGGAACTATCGTAAAAGATTGCAACAAAGCCCTGAATGATATTTTACAGATTATGCTTCAGGCCGAAAAATACGTTGCTTCACTTGCCAAAAGTGTACAAGAATATGATAATGTTAATTTGGACACTCCTTCTGCACGAAATTCTTTCCTCCAGGGTCTGCAAACACCTAATGTTGGTAATTCGTCTTATCAGTATTGCCTTGGCGTGCTAACCCAAGGTAGCACACCAGACGGATATATCGCTGTTATATCACAACGCCATGAAAATGCAGAGCAGAATGTCAGAGAAGTGTTTGACCATTTCGCTGGTAAACTGATGATACAAGATTCTGAATATCCACCGGATCAGACAGCACATTACTCACCGGGAAATTATATAGGGCATTCACGAGGAGTCTACTACAATGCAGCTTCTGATATGACAAATCCAAGAGGTGCAGGAACAACTTATTTCCACGAGCTTGCTCACATGATCGACCATGCTTCGTGCAACTATCGGAGCAATCTATCCAATACTCCAGAATTTGCTGAGGCACTGGTTGAGGACGGACAAAGAATCCTGAGCTTATATAACAATCTTCCAGTGGAAAAGCAAACTGCTTTTCTGACCCGTATTAGGCAGGATTCAGCTCACTCCTTCTCGGACTTAATTGATGCGACAACAAATGGTCAATTGCACGGAAATTATGGTCACTCAAGGAACTATTGGACGAGACCGGGCAATCTACAAGCAGAAGCCTTTGCCCACTTTTTTGAAGCGTCTATGGGAGACCAAGGCAAATTAGAGCTATTAGCAAATTTCTTTCCTACAGCGTTTGGTATTTTTTCTTCAATGATTGATTCTATTAGACCAGATAATCATGTTAGGGTCTTGAGCAGAGAAAGGTAGGTGCATACAATGGACAAAAACAAGAGCGTTGCAGATTTTATGAATAGCTTCCTTAATACACCTGAACCGAAAATTGATAATGAGTATTATGAAATCGAAGAACAGTATTTTCGGCAATTCGGTCATGGTGTCCCAAGGGAAATGTTGCCTGATAGCATTTCAACGGAACAAATTAAACAAGCCATGAAAAAATGCATTCTTTCCAAAAAGGATAATCTCTTTGAACTATTAGGCATCATTATCAACGATAATTATTTATATTAAGAAAAGGAACGACGACATGGATGAAGACAACATTATAACTTTGAATGATGAGAATGGGAACGAAGTTGAATTTGAATTTCTTGACTTAATACCGTATCGCCAGAACGAATATGTTGTCCTGCTTCCTATTGGAGATTCGGATGGGCAAGTTGTTATTTTGCAGCTGAAAGAAATTGACGATGAAACAGAAGAATATGTTGGTGTTGAAAACGAATTTGTGTTAGAGACTGTCTTTGCTCTGTTCAAAGAGCGAAACAAAGATTTCTTTACATTTGAGTAATTAAACAATGCAAGCTCAAACCAACAACACGATAAAAGGGGGTGCATTATGGATATTTGGCATCGTGTAGGCAGAATTGTTCGCTTCTCAAACTTAGGAACTCTTCTGTTCTTTACTCTTAATATTCTGCTGATTGTTGCTGTGTTCGGTTCGTCAGGAAGCATTGTTGAACTGATTTGTATTTACTTTTTCACAGTAGCTATCAGCTTATCCCCATTAGGCGAAATGTGCCTGGCTGCCTTCGCAGGAGCAAGCGATATAAAAAGAGTAGATATAAAACTTCGAGTTGTCCCGCTGGTTCAATATGTTTTAGATAAAGCAAAAGAGAACACATCATACTGTCCTAAAAAAGTGAAAGTGAAGATTATCCATGATCCTGCTCCAAATGCATTTGCTCTAGGTAGGCAAACACTATGCATAACTGACGGATTGCTTTTACTCTCCGATGATATGATACTTGGAATTCTCGCCCATGAGATCGGACATCTCTCATACGGACATACTGTTATCCAATTATTGATTGGCGGGGGCAATATATTTATATCCGGGTGCCTCCTGTTAATCAAAATATCCTACTGGATTTTTTCTGCAATCATGGGGCTGTTCGCAATATGCTCTCGTAGTGGTGTAATGGGTATAATTACCGCAGTTTTCGCAGGAATATCAACAGCACTTTCTTGGTTATGGGTAAAGTTCTGTATGCTTTTTCTGATGTGGTCTATGAGACAAAATGAGTATCTGGCTGATGAATTTGCTTATAAAATTGGTTTTGGTCTTGAATTAGCGACGGTATTAGACCAACATATCTCAGATGTTCCGCATGATGGTTTTCTCAGTGCAATATACTCAACTCATCCATGCAACGATGATAGGGTTGCAGCATTGCAAAATTTAGGTGTACCCTATTCTCGATACTAAATTCATAATCTCACAAATTGGCAAGCAGTGTAAACCTGTACAGGTTCACTCATTTTCTCGATTTTCCCTTCGGTGCAATCTTCGCAAATTTGCTTGTTGGGGAAGCATCCCCAATCCCCTTTGAACATCATCTGCCGATGATGGCTACACGATTTTCAATCGTTTCTCAAAGAACAGTAGAATAAAAATTTGCCCATGGTTGAAAGCACCGAAATCGAAAAGCAAAAAAGCAGCCACGATCCGCACCCTTTGGGGAGTGCAGACCGTGGCTTTTTGCTTTAACGGAAGTTCTTCTTTTCCTCTTTCTCTTTCTCTTTTTCCTGCTCTTTCTGCCTGTCGATATTCAAAATCGTTTCAACCGTCCGTTTGGCAAT
Above is a genomic segment from Faecalibacterium taiwanense containing:
- the erm(B) gene encoding 23S rRNA (adenine(2058)-N(6))-methyltransferase Erm(B), producing MNKNIKYSQNFLTSEKVLNQIIKQLNLKETDTVYEIGTGKGHLTTKLAKISKQVTSIELDSHLFNLSSEKLKLNTRVTLIHQDILQFQFPNKQRYKIVGSIPYHLSTQIIKKVVFESHASDIYLIVEEGFYKRTLDIHRTLGLLLHTQVSIQQLLKLPAECFHPKPKVNSVLIKLTRHTTDVPDKYWKLYTYFVSKWVNREYRQLFTKNQFHQAMKHAKVNNLSTVTYEQVLSIFNSYLLFNGRK
- a CDS encoding Cfr family 23S rRNA (adenine(2503)-C(8))-methyltransferase, with the translated sequence MSKYKKMKQLIADMRLPEYRYKQLLDAVFLQGIMRFEDMKLLPKTLREKLVEQFGETVVEIKAIHHEKSMQTDKVLFELSDGNRVETVGLFYKEGWNSFCISSQSGCGFGCKFCATGTLGLRRNLTVDEITDQILYFMQQGCSINSISFMGMGEPFANPQVFEALHDLTAPELFGLSQRRITISTIGIVPGIQKLTREYPQVNLAYSLHAPTDRLRETLMPITKTYPLGQVLDTLDQHIRQTNRKVFLAYIMLKDVNDSDRHAEQLTKLLFKHKKYLPLYHLDLIPYNQTTVTETMVPSSHTRIKAFCRIIHNAGISVNIRTQFGSDINAACGQLAGAYRDDQKQGERTMSAIQEQSFEWLLCPVCKSKTRLKIRKDTILDNFPLFCPKCKSEMLICVKQFHISIIKEPDAQTQSR
- a CDS encoding RNA polymerase sigma factor, translating into MAIINLKEFYPWYTHDEYIEVSDEVAAELRADKLYEAAHQRRIVRNKAQYSLDCNDGIEYSACLHEPTPQELLERMDQFCTLWNALNTLPEIQGRRVDACVILGKSYCEVAKAEGVNESAVRRSVERGLKQMKKHLKDTL
- a CDS encoding DUF4368 domain-containing protein, whose translation is MGGRSRGRRCGAPYLPHGAGGYGLAETAAALGADGIVNPTYYWRSKGTSRGGSKSTLEPTKWGHTTIKKILTTQEYCGDVINFKSYSKSYKMKRRIENPEENRAIFLNVHEAIIDRPTWEKVQALKAGTRRKRPTVTQEPSAFSGVMKCPECGGNLNFHFNQNNHDIKFFSCQNHNSGLRKCSSTHYIRLDFLEQVVLYEVHRLACFANEYENDFIKAMVGRSAKVAENERVRKKRELDGLLARDRELDTLFERLYEDNVSGKIDDARFAKMAKRYEQEQGENAGRIKALRLEVKKLEEKRMDVDDFLETVRHYTNAAKITKRMVAELIDHIEVYPAVKEDGVTNQRVTIHYNCIGAFEVPDRRKIPERDILLETRKGVALSYAPAV
- a CDS encoding recombinase family protein is translated as MRVFIYCRVARDDTFALEHQRFLLQLYAKRAGYTIIGAADEYGSGLTLDRPGMGKVTQAVLAGEVDVVLVHSLTRIGREWGMTQSYIDQLTRHKVKLLCIKERCLFSEKGVIHF
- a CDS encoding DUF1292 domain-containing protein produces the protein MDEDNIITLNDENGNEVEFEFLDLIPYRQNEYVVLLPIGDSDGQVVILQLKEIDDETEEYVGVENEFVLETVFALFKERNKDFFTFE
- a CDS encoding zinc metalloprotease HtpX; the encoded protein is MDIWHRVGRIVRFSNLGTLLFFTLNILLIVAVFGSSGSIVELICIYFFTVAISLSPLGEMCLAAFAGASDIKRVDIKLRVVPLVQYVLDKAKENTSYCPKKVKVKIIHDPAPNAFALGRQTLCITDGLLLLSDDMILGILAHEIGHLSYGHTVIQLLIGGGNIFISGCLLLIKISYWIFSAIMGLFAICSRSGVMGIITAVFAGISTALSWLWVKFCMLFLMWSMRQNEYLADEFAYKIGFGLELATVLDQHISDVPHDGFLSAIYSTHPCNDDRVAALQNLGVPYSRY